From the Aerococcus viridans genome, the window CCCATAACCATTAACTATCCTCCTAATCGACTTCGCTGACCCTAAGATTTACCTTCTTCAAGCGGTAACCATCAAGCCGACATTTTTCTTTATGACTATATTAAAAGTGAATTTTACCTACTTCTTGACCGCCATCGATTTGTTGGTCAACGCTAGCTAATTCAATCCGGTCAATAGATTCACTGTTCGTTACAACCACAATCACTGTTTTTTCTTTACCAGCCTCTTCGATCGCTTGTAAGTTCATTTCGCCAACCACTTGACCAGCAGTCACTTCTTGGTCCACGGCTACCGTTAAACCAAAGATTTCCGGGTCGAAATTGTTGGTATCAATCCCCATGTGAATCAATACTTCAAGGTCATCGCTCGTTTGAATCCCGATTGCATGATGGCTTGGGAAGATCGACACGATTTTACCAGCTACTGGCGCATAAACTTTAGCAGTTTTAGCGTCTGCATCAGGCTCGACAGCGTAACCGTCACCCATCATTTTTTCCGAGAATACAGGATCATTTACACGAGAGATATCTAATAATTGACCAGCAACCGGTGCAAAAACAGGTGATGTTTGACCAGATGAAGCCGATTTCTCAGACACAGCCGCCGGTTCACTGGAAGCCGCCTTGCCTGTTACCTTGTCAGAAGGTGCCGGAATTGCAGTACCAGCGTCCAACAAGTCGTTGATGTCAGATTTTAAGATGTCAGATTTTGGTCCGTAAATGGCTTGTACACCAGTACCGCGAACCATTAAGCCCATAGCACCAGCTGCTTTCCAATACTCATCGCTAGCTACTTTTTCAGTGTCCTTAACTGTCACACGTAAACGCGTCATACATGCATCTACATAGTCGATATTTTCTTTACCACCTAATAGGTAGATAACATCGGCAATTTGTTGCTCGTTCGCATTTGAGGCAATGGCTGAAGTTTGGCCGTCAGCTGATTTATCAGCTTGTTCAGCCCCCAATCCCTCTTCGTAGTTCCCTAAACGACCAGGTGTTGCATATTTAAATTTCTTGATCATGAAGTTTGCAATAAAGTATGTTAATACACCAAATACCAGTGTCACCAAGATGAAGTTGATCACGTCACCAATAATACCGGCTTGCGCTGATAATGGGATACGGGTCAAGAATTCAATAATCCCAAATGAATGCACGCGTAGGTTTAACACATCTGCCATAGCAAACGCCGCCCCTTGGATCACCGCATACACCACATATAAAGGCATAGCAATAAACATAAACATGTATTCCAATGGTTCAGTTACCCCAGTTAGGAAAACGGCAGCCGCAGCTGAAATAAACATTGGTTTATATTTATCTTTCTTATCTTGGTCAACATTGCGGTACATTGCGTAGGTTAACCCCATCAAGATACCTGAGGAACCAATCATTTGCCCAACTTTGAAACGAGCTGGCACCCAATTTTCTAGTACAAATTGATAATTTTGCGTGTCACCAGCATTGTTGAAGTTTGCTAAGTCAGTTGCCCAAGCTAACCATAATGGATCTTGTCCAACTACTTGTGCACCCGCTTGCGCACCCGTTAAAATTTCATAAGTACCACCAAGTTCGGTGTAGTTAATTGGAATAGTTAGCATGTGATGTAAACCAAATGGTATTAGTAACCGTTCTAATGTACCAAAGATAAACGGTGCTAAGATTGGCGCAGTATCTTGGGATGTTGCAATCCATTGACCGAATGCATTAATACCTGATTGAATTACTGGCCAAACTACAGCTAATCCTAAAGCTGTTGCTAAAGCCCATACAATCACAACAAATGGTACAAAACGCTTCCCATTAAAGAAAGATAACACTTCCGGTAGCTTACGATAATTGTAGTATTTATTGTAGGCACTTGCCCCAATAAAACCGGAAATAATCCCTACAAATACCCCCATGTTTAAAGCTGGCGCTTCTAGAACACTAGTAAAGTAGCCATTTACAGGAATCGTTTGACCAAATACCGTGCTTGTCACAGCAGCAGGATCAGCTAACATTTCAGCTGTAACGCCAAACAAGGCACCTGTAATCCGGTTAATTAAGACAAAAGCAACAGCTGCCGCAAAAGCCCCTCCTGCACGTTCTTTAGCCCAAGAGCCACCAATTGCAATGGCAAATAATAAATGTAAATTACCAATAATGGCCCAACCAATTGATTCTAAAACGCCACCTGTAGTAACTAAAAAACTAATATTTTCAGCAAACAAGGGAATGGTCTTACCAATTGAAATCATTAAACCTGCAGCTGGCATTACTGCAATAACAACCATCAAGGCCTTCCCAAACTGTTGCCAGAATTCAAATGTAAACAGTCTCTTCATTTTTTTTGCTCCTTCATTTACACCGTTTTGATAACGGTTTCATATCTCGAAATAAATTATACACCGTAAAACACTTTTGTGCAACCGTTTGCATCTTTTTTTAAACTATAGCAGAAAAACCGCGAGAATTTCCCACTCCCACGGTCCTTTTAAATGTTTTATTTAATTAAAAATACTGCCCTTCTTCTTGCTATTTCTAACATTTGTTAGCCTTAAATATTGTAGATAAATCAGAAAATCTAGCTAGTAATCATTCTAATGTTGCCATATTTACATACGTAGTTTCCATATTTATCTTTATATTTAGCTTCTAGTCAATAGTTTCTACCAGTACACCTGAATGGTCTGATACGGCCTGCTGACGTTCGCCATCAAACACAACTTCGGATTTCTTTACAGCTACCCCTTTTGGTACGAAGATATAGTCAATACGAATTTGTTCTTTAAGCCCGGTCCAGCCACCGATTTCTTTCAATACTGTCGGTCCACCGACAGTTTCTTCTGCAATCGTATATGAATCTGTAATAGGAATAGCCGTTGACACCATGTAGTCATAACCATCTGTACCGGCAGGATTATTAAAGTCACCCATAAAATAAATTGGTAACTTAGTTCTAGTTAGGTATTTTTCAGTTTCTTGCCATTCATAATGAAATTCTTCATTATTTTCCCCGTGCCACCATGAGAAGTGACCAGAAACCGCCATAAAGCTTTCGCCATTTGGTTTAGTGATCTTAGCCGTAAGAATACGACGAGTTTTATAGTCATACCAATTATGACTTTTTGACACGTTATAGCTAGTGACGCTATCAATCGGGTATTTTGATAAGATCGCTACACCCTCTTGCATTGTGTCATGCGC encodes:
- a CDS encoding endonuclease/exonuclease/phosphatase family protein; its protein translation is MKLLTLNTHSYGEENQDQKLAFIAQSIAEWDIDVVGLQEVNQKIIGHRVDVKNIVNFVPMDGQVNVKEDNFAMRLVALLAELGKTYYWAWAMTHIAHDTMQEGVAILSKYPIDSVTSYNVSKSHNWYDYKTRRILTAKITKPNGESFMAVSGHFSWWHGENNEEFHYEWQETEKYLTRTKLPIYFMGDFNNPAGTDGYDYMVSTAIPITDSYTIAEETVGGPTVLKEIGGWTGLKEQIRIDYIFVPKGVAVKKSEVVFDGERQQAVSDHSGVLVETID
- a CDS encoding PTS transporter subunit IIBC, which gives rise to MKRLFTFEFWQQFGKALMVVIAVMPAAGLMISIGKTIPLFAENISFLVTTGGVLESIGWAIIGNLHLLFAIAIGGSWAKERAGGAFAAAVAFVLINRITGALFGVTAEMLADPAAVTSTVFGQTIPVNGYFTSVLEAPALNMGVFVGIISGFIGASAYNKYYNYRKLPEVLSFFNGKRFVPFVVIVWALATALGLAVVWPVIQSGINAFGQWIATSQDTAPILAPFIFGTLERLLIPFGLHHMLTIPINYTELGGTYEILTGAQAGAQVVGQDPLWLAWATDLANFNNAGDTQNYQFVLENWVPARFKVGQMIGSSGILMGLTYAMYRNVDQDKKDKYKPMFISAAAAVFLTGVTEPLEYMFMFIAMPLYVVYAVIQGAAFAMADVLNLRVHSFGIIEFLTRIPLSAQAGIIGDVINFILVTLVFGVLTYFIANFMIKKFKYATPGRLGNYEEGLGAEQADKSADGQTSAIASNANEQQIADVIYLLGGKENIDYVDACMTRLRVTVKDTEKVASDEYWKAAGAMGLMVRGTGVQAIYGPKSDILKSDINDLLDAGTAIPAPSDKVTGKAASSEPAAVSEKSASSGQTSPVFAPVAGQLLDISRVNDPVFSEKMMGDGYAVEPDADAKTAKVYAPVAGKIVSIFPSHHAIGIQTSDDLEVLIHMGIDTNNFDPEIFGLTVAVDQEVTAGQVVGEMNLQAIEEAGKEKTVIVVVTNSESIDRIELASVDQQIDGGQEVGKIHF